The Ciconia boyciana chromosome 4, ASM3463844v1, whole genome shotgun sequence DNA window CCATCAAATTAGGCTTTGGATTTAGATGCAGATAAGATACATTCTTAGGTTTCTatgtctgtatttctttatgCAGACTAGTTACAGAACAAATCAGAGAGGCAGATTGTATTCTTATACCTTTTCctattaattaattaatcctttgctttttctgtataaatgGGTGAAAGAAATGGTGTGCAcataaatttctctttctgaaaaaggaaCACATGATTCAACAGCTTATTTTCTGTCACAACCACGATTTCATCACGTGAAATCCAAGGTTGCTCTGTGCTTTAAAATAGTCAGCACGTTATTAATCTTTTTGTGGACCTGCAAGAGGACAAAtaattttgtgggttttcctgtttcttttccacttcCCCTCGTTACCAATTCCAGAAGACGGTGTCTGTAATGTCTTTGCACAAGTCTACAAATTGAGGCACTTTTTAGAACCAAGACTTTTTGGATACACTCATATCAGTGTAATGTTTGTGAAGCTTTTTGTGTAACTGTTCAAAGAGCGTCCCTCTCTCATTTTCTTAGTGATGATGGTAGACGACCCCTCCTGTCTATCAGTTAGAAGTTGTCATCACCTGTCACCCAAGTTCTGAGCGTTTCTAGCTATTCTTCACCTGCCAGCTATTTTTGTTGAATGCTTTGGTGAATCATATAAAAATTGTACAAGCGTGACTTTCACTGCAATATGCACTTTACAGGCCCTTCACTTCTTTCGCAggtaaaaagagaagaatgaggACTATAAAGAGTTCCCATGTTTCTTCATCTAACTGTAAGTCCCAAAATGCACATTTACATGTCTGTATCCTGTTCTGCAGAATGGCAAGGCAATTTTACAACAGCTATGAGCTCCTGGGTAGCagtgttgttgttgttcttatttTCAATCCCATCTAAGATGCTTGCTTTTCCCCTTAATCTTGTTTTCCCCATTCTTATTCCACCTCAAGCAACACATTtgattttctcttctctgttatCTACATGTGAAACtgttacatgttttttttaCTGGATTTATTTAATGGATGATCTTTGCTTAGACTTCATCTGTTACAAATTGCCACATCCAGGCTTGGACTCCTATTTTTAAACACCTGGATAATATAGTGCTTTTCCAGATGTttctattttctgaaagaatacCTGAATGTACCAATATGTCAATTATCTTAAAAGCAACAAAGCATACAGAACAAATgagaaaagccacaaaacaaaatgccagcTGATTCACAGCATACCTGAttgattattttgctttccaagaTATTGACAATGCTGTTGCTGTGTTGGTTACATCTAACATGAAATGTGGAAACTCCCTTCGGCTTAGAATACTGATCATACTTAAGATACTCTTATCTGGTATCTTTTAAATATTCGATACGTTGTGTTCTTTTACCCAAGATTAAGACAGCTGTTTTTTGAATCAACAGACTACGCTTGGGTAGCTAGATAGTGTACCAGATGGGTATCCTTATTCACTTACATGAAATTCTGTATTGCTTCCCTCAGGAAATATTGAGTAGAGTATTTATTAGAGAGCCAGTCACACTAAAGGCTTTATTTGTTCAACTGACTGCTGCTTAAGTTATTAAGTGTTTTATAGCGTATTGTAACTACCTTAAATCTGAGTGGATAAAAGTGCACATACGAAAGAAcaagtatttctttcattatgtaAGTGTAACAGCATTATCAAAATTCATCCAtgactgggagaaaaaacaaaacaaaacaaaaggtgGGCCACTGGGAGGAGTGCTGTGGGAAGGATGCCTGGATTCTTCAGATTCTTCACTTAAAATCTGGCCAGGGCATCGTCTGGGGTTCCTATCTACTTCAGTGCAGCCAACCTTTCATTGTCTGTCTCTTTCTGAGGTTTTTCAGCCCTTCCCCAGATCTTGCCCCTTCACACAGTCCACTGAAGTCCAGGTGCAGCCAGACAACAGATGGGAACTGGCCTTTTGCACATCCTGAGCCCTCCAAGTGCTAAAGAAATTGAATTAATGGGGATGGTCCCTACTGCCTCACCCCAGCGCTACATGCTGTGTAACAGGGCTGGTGCAGGGACCTGTCCCCGGAGAGGACTGGGAGCTGTGAATGTTAATCAGAGATTAATTCCTGCCCATTGCCAAGAGCAGGCCACGTTTGCCACAGATGTCAGAACACACCGACAGTTCCCACAGGGcaacatttcttcatttcccatGGAGCAGCTTTTGGATGTGGGTGCCGGTGAGCCTCACTGCTGGAGATCTCTGTATGTTACATACAGGGAGTCCTGGTACCTAAAGTGATGTGTGGCTTCTGCTGCCGAACTGGAAGCCTGACCAATGTGTAAGCCCTGGGTGTTGTAACCCATTCCTTAGAGATATGCCTACATCATGTACGGCCAAGACTGTCActacttgggttttttgtagCTTTCCAATATCCATTTATTACTGAATTGAAAGATCCAATTTGTAAGTAAGAAAAGTTTAGGCACGGAATCTACTTCCAACAAAAACTGAGAGGAGCAAAGGAAAGTTGTTGTGACCAAGAGCTCCCTCTCGTGTATGGCAGAACCAGCGGAAGGTGCGCGCCCGCACAGCTCTTGTGCAGGGGGCCGtgctccccaggcagcacccGCGGAGCAGCGGCTCCCTGCAGCGGGGTCCCAGGGGcgagctcagctctgctccgGGGGTGTCCTGAGCTTTGTCGTGGCAGGGTGGAAGTACATTTCTGTAATGGAAAAACTTTTTGCAACATTTGCAATCACGGTTATTTCACtaatttgtcttaaaaaaaaaaaaagaaagaaaaacacccacggaactgacattttgaaacaaattcttATCCATTTGAACTTCTtacttacaaatatatttttaaaaattttgaaaatctaaGTACTATATTTTCATCAATACAGGTTCACAAATTCTTCTTCTCAATAAGACTTGAGACTCTGCAACACGTGGGGTATTTCAGAAGGTAACAAGGGTCACAACTTTCCCAATAATCTCCCTTATTCTGGTTCCGTGATGACTAACTCCTACTGCAACAGCTCTCTGTCTCTTCTTCTGTGAAGCTGTACATGTGGAAATACAGTAAATGCTTAATTTTGGGTGCAGCCAAATTTTGGTTTTCAtccaaagcatttatttaaatgtgttattttcttGGGGTGTCCTGTCTGGATATGTTTTGGCTTTTATGTAATCAACTATCCTGAGCATAGACGGTAGTGCACTGACTTTTTAGACACAAGCTCATTTCTTGCTCactgcagttttgaaaacatgagAACAGAGGTTAGAAAATGCACTGAACCTTAGAAGAAAGGATAAATTCAAGCAGTTTTAAGGTCTGGtgattttttcctccacagCATGACTTTGCACAAATCACACTGAAACTGTGTTAGTAGTTAGTATACTTGACTGCCCTTCAAGTATTTTGCAGGTGCCAAAGTTGTTCAGGGCTGGTTCTTCAAGTATGAAGGtcaatgaaaatgaagattaatTTGTATTATAACCTGACCAGcttattttaatcattttagtCTACCAAAAATTGAGCACTGTACTGGCAAGTAAGCAGGAATTAATATCTGGATATCACTATTTATAGTGATAATATAGTGTCTACTATTTATGCAAAATTTGTCAAAGCAAGCCCAAAGCAGAGATTTCTAAAGCTGAGGTACTTAAAATGGGGAAGCTTTACCATGTTAGGTGAGTTTGAGCAGCAAGATAAAGTGTATCTGCGGAATGTACTTTAAGTGAGAACGAAATGACAACAgtaaagtggattttttttaactgttacaCGTAACTTTCTAGAAAGGTAGGATGGCCACACAGGCTAGGGAACTTTatgaaaacacctttcaaaACCTCCAGTGGGGAGGATTGCATATTGAAGGACTGTAAAGGTGAAGAAGGACTGTAAAGGTGaagaacagctttttctgttttactacCCAAATAACaggaaatgttatttcagtCATAAGATCTCATTTTCATGCCTGAAATTACATCCGTATGTACAGCCTCTAATACAGGCAAAAGGTCTCAAATACCTCAGGAGAAAAGATTTGAAACTTGTCTCAGTTACTaagcagagaagaagaaatacagacatCTGCATTTCCTCTACTTTGCAggtttcttcagtcttttaGCAGCTGCTTCCATGtgtgtttctgaagaaatgaaCTGCTTGTACCACCATGGTTCATTAGCATTCTTCAGGAGAGCATGTTTTAACTAATGCCTGCACAAGAAACACTTGCCATTTGACAATTTTAATTTCCCACAGGCAGAAGGTGACACCATACATTTACAAACTTGAAGTCAAACTAATCTAATGGCAAAATGAATCCTTGCTTTTTCTAGTCTTTGACTGAGAACTATGTTCTAATTTTACCCATAAGGTAAAAAAGCACATTAATAAAATTATCTAGCTATGCATGTATGTTTGGGGAAGGTTGTAGTTCAGAATACTGCTTGCAAATATTCTGTCATAGATAGAATAAAAATGAtagagaaaaaattataaagatttttctcaAGCAAGAACTATGCTGAAGAGCATTTGAAACTGAGTTTCACCTTAATTAAATAGATTGtccagcagaaaagaaaaactcttcATGTGACTCCCTCTAAAATACGTTTATTGAACTCATTTTGGGTTTAACATGCAAATAGTATTTGCGCAGTAAGATAATAAAGACAACAtgtgaaattttattatttcacaaaCAGAATGGTTACACATGGAGACAGAACAACGGAAACTGGGAAGAATCTGGTAACAGTGACAGCAGCACCAGCAACCTGGAAAACCAGCAacctgattaatttttttattccttgtaAGGGTTACCAGTAATTAACTGGATAACTCAAGcaaaattataatgaaatgAACAAGTACAAAGGCATATGTAATGTTCTTCTCAAAGAGGAAAGCTCAGATCCTTACTGTTACAAATTAATAGATAGTTCCATATATCAGTTAGGGAATTGGGCATCACGGTGACTGGGGTGTTCAGGAAATGGACAAATCAAGCCAGTTTCAAGCTTCAGAAGAAGTACTGATGTTCATAAGCAGTTCATGTTGCTAATAGTTCTTAATTACTATCAGTCATTATTGCTACATATACAAAACCATTAGTCCTTAACAAATCTATCCCAGATGAGCTGTGAGCACACAACACAGTGGAGCTGATTCTAGGTAGTTAGTGTGGATGGCTATGCTCCTTGGTGGTCCTTAGTCACCAGGGCCAAGGTGATCACGCTTGAGAGCTTCTTGCAGGCAGTTTGCCATCTTTCTTCTTTACTCATTTGATGTTTTATACTCTCTGTCCCTGACCCAAGGCATCTTTTACCAGGCATCTTTccccttctgcttttttgtttggttatttGGTGACAGGTTTCCAACTGTCATTTCTTAGGTAAGCTTGATTTTGCCTATTTAGTGAGGCTTTAAGAAAACTACTGGAAAGGGTGAACTAGAAAACCATAAGCTGTACAGGACCACTTCGGTCGCTGGGAAAAATCACAGAGTGAGTCTTCCTGAGATGTATTTCTTGCCCCATGAAGGAGAAGGTGATTGGGAACACTCTGCACAGGCATACAGGTCCTACAAGCCTGTAGTCAGTGATTTAAGTCAGATGGCTGAAGGTGCCTCCTATGGCGCAGATATACAATCTGCTTTTGAGCTATCTCAACTGTCAGCCAACACTTGAATGCAATCTCAGGTAAAACCAGTGTGTTTAAATGAAACTAGCAGAGATCTGAGGGTGAATTGTAGGTGGACAATGTCTGCCTCAGAGGTGGGGTGGATACTTGGTAAAGCATCTGCCACCTCACTTTAATCCACACCTGGAAAGCTATCAGAGCCTTCAACATAGGAATTTTGGGTACCTCTGTCCCATGAAGTCCACAGTCCTCAGATGGCCAGGCTTCTCATACAGCGCTGAGAATGAAATTCACAGGCTCCGCAAGCTAACTCAGGAGTCACCTCGCTGGGGCTAGAGGATTACCAAGGAGCATCCCAGTGTGGTGCCTCTTTTGGCATTAGGTACTCCAGGCAGGTGAGCCCCTTTCTCAGAGGAGCAAGATGGGAGGTGAGACCTACCCCATGCTCCTGCCCGGGAGATCGGggctgggttttctttttcctactctGCCTGGTTTACCACAGAACTTAAAATGAATATGAGGGAGGAGGTTAtccttgatttcttcttttgaatCTGTTTTACTTTGTGAAAGTAGCTATTTACTGGAGTAGAAGTTAAAGCTGGCATTCCTGCAGCCAGCGTGAGCACTGTAATtggcattttctctctctggagCAATGACTGTTTCACGACCTGTGAAGCAGAACTCTTCAGATCCATTCCTGTGTACGCAGTTTCTTGAAGACGGGGAGTACTGGGTGCCCTTCACCGGGGCTCGCCGATGAGGGCCCACCGTGTCGGCTCCAGGCCCTGCCGCCCCATGGGACCTCGAAGACAGCCCAGCCCCGGGTGACGGCGCTCAAGGGGCACGCGGCCGGAAGCCCTGACAGGGCGGGGAACCCGGACCGCGCCTTGCAGGGCTCCGTCCGCCGGCACGTCAGGCTGCGGCGACAGAACGCCACCGACCACCTGCGGCGGCGCCGCCCGGGCGGACACCCGCCGCGCGCGCGGGTACCGTCACGCTTCGCGCGCGCGCCCGGCCGGGCGCGGGAAGGGCGGGGAGGACGGCCTCGGCCTCGCCCCACGCCCCGCCCCCGAGGCCCCgcctcctcccccgccccgaGGCCCCGCCCCTTTCCACGCCGCACACCACGTCTGCAAAACCACCCGCGGGAGAGGGGCGCTCACCCGGAAGCACCCGCGCTGGGCGGCACCGCCCTCCGGGAGCGCTTCCGGGTGTCAGCGCGCTTCCTCGCTCGGCGCCTCCGCCACGCCGGtgccgccgcctccgcctccccccgcccccggctcGCTCTGCGTCCCCCCTCGCCTCTCCCCGCGCCGGGCGATGCCGCTGCGGGGCTCCCGGGCCGCGGGGCCGTGGGGGCGGCTGCCGCCGTTGCTTCTGGTGGCGCTGGCGGCCTGCGCCGCGCGGGCCTCCGAGATCACCTTCGAGCTGCCCGACAACGCCAAGCAGTGCTTCTACGAGGAGATCGCCCAGGACACCAAGTGCACCCTCGAGTTCCAGGTagccgggcggccgcgggcagCCTCACCGGGAGGCGCCGTCCCGGGCCTgggcgggccgcgccgcgctgGCGGAGCCGGTCCCCACCCCGGagcgcggcccggcggcggggagcggtgGCCGAGGGGCTTGTGCTGGCGGGGGAGCCTCTCAGCTTCGTTCGTTACTGCGCGCTGCTCTGAGTAGTTAGGAGAAGCGCCTGGCGCGGAGCAGCAGCCGAAGGCCGTGCAGGCTTCCAGCTCGGCTAAGGAAGTACTGCATGCTGTCGTGCACTCCGCGGGAGCGGCCGGGAGGCGTGAGTTTAGTTCGGAGCTGAGCAAGACATATAAAGTTGGCCCTGAAAACTGGCGGTGTCTTTGACCCTGGTCACTGTCGCGCAGTGTCCCGCCTGATGAACAGGCTGGAGGATACCGAAAGCGCCCCGCCCAACAAGATGCCGCGAAAGTGATTTCCTTGCGGTTTGTGAAGCATTTGCATGATGAGCAGCATACAACTTCAGGAGCTTCTTATTTCAGAGTATGGTTCAAATGGGGGTCACACGGCAAACAGTAAGAAGGCGATGGAATGGGTATGCAGTACTAGCAAAGTGTCCCGGGCATATAGCAAGACAGGAGTCTTGCAAAAAGTAAAACATGCAGGCAACTGACATCTTATTGAAGGCTGTGGTTAATATGCACGTATTAAGTGAGGCTGCACggtttttcttacttttctcaGTTTCTAACAGTTTAAACATGCAGCTGTCATGGTAGAGCACTCTGTGCAGCTTTGAGATGTATCGAGCAAACAGCCCTGACAGTTTTGGTGCCTTTGAGGGTATCAGCAGAGTTCAAACCTTTCAGTCTGTCACTTCAGCTGGTGAAGTCACTgacagtgcagcagcagcataagGGAGAAATCATCCTTGACCATGGGAATCACAGTTACCTTTGGGGGCTTTTGAGGGGGCTATGTACTTTTATGGTCCAACTTCTCTTGTTGAAGTCCCgagtttttttgtttcctgcctGCTGGCCTGCCTTTCGTATTTTGGGGAGTGTTACTGCCAAATATCAGTCCTTGTTACTCTGTCCCACGTGTTCTAGTTCTTTCTTAGGTACATCTTTTTCTCTACCCAAATGTTTCTTGTCCCTGCCTGTTACTTTCATGAAGTCTTTTCTGTGCAGCTCTTTCCCCCCCGTTTTGAAGTGGATATCATTGGAGGTTGCTGGACAGATAAGACTGCTGTTCTCACTTTTGTTGATGATCAGAACAGGAGTAGCATTGTTAAAAGTAAAGTCTGGATTTGACCAGCTGCCGGTAGACTGAAGTGCTGTGTGCATGTCCTTTAGCGGTATGTCTCGAGCTGAGAGGAGGCTCAAGCAAGCTCTGTGAGAAGGAATCCTAGGGGAACTTTAAAGCTCTGGCAAATCTTTACCATGTATGTGTAAACTGGCCCTTTCAGGGTGTGTGATATAACTAACTGAATGTGAGTGACTCATGTAATTGGTGAAAAGCACACCCCTGTCAAATTTGAGATCATACTTCAAAAACGAGCCATTGCTTCATTatagaaaaatcttatttttgtttttccttccaacCAGGTAAgcatttctgtatgaaaatcCCAAGTAGAGGCAGACATCCAGAGATCCAGACATccaaaaatttttttgctttttgtatccTGTCATCGCATTTTTGGGAAAACTCTGAAGATATTGCTTGccaactgaatatttttaaaaattcctgtttaTAAAGCAGCTACTGCTCAGATCTCTTGTTATTTCAGTTGTACCATTAGCATTATTGTTTTAATAACTTGATAACTAAATAAACTGATGTGAGTTTAAATAATACTATGTGAAGTGCAGATACTCAGATACTAAAGTATGTCAGTGATCTCTGCACACATATAAAAGGGACATGCATGCATATAAAAGAGATAtgtctcttcctccttcagcaTGCTttatcttaaaagcaaaaagtttgGAGCAAGGATTAAGTGTAAAACTACTAGTGTAAGAGTCATCAGAACACCCAAGTTATGAATGCCTAAGCTGATGATTAGTCTTTCCGTAGAGGTGGCATAGCTAGTTTACAGAACAATATGCTGTAGACCAACAATAatcaaagcctgaaaaaaaccttgAGACAATCGTGAAGTTTTGAGCTACTTCTAGGCATTATCCGGATGTGCTGGTTTTTGGAAGGAATGCTGTGGCTAACtgtgcaggaggaaggcagcagacaccccccccccccaacattGCTCTGCTCACAAGCACACGTGAAGATGAGCCAGGTTGAAATACCTGTTCTACTGGTCGAATGCCATTCCTGCAGCCTAACGCAGCTTGAGCTAATAGGGTAGTTACACTCTTGGCTGTACAGAAAGGAGCCATCTTACTGCATGTTAGCAATCTCCTCTGGCTGAATCAGTTCCATGAAGGACTTGTGAATACAGCAAATGGTTGATTTGTTACAGTAATCTCTTTGCTGCCCCATCAGGTTTCATCTACTGTAGCCTTTGCTGTTGTACAATTATTTAtaacaaagtaattaaaattgCTCTCGTAAACGGTTTGAAAATATAGTTGATGTTACGTATCCTGAACCTAAAGTATTTTGAATGtcttttgtaagaaaataattttgcagacTTGCTttgtgaaagatttttaaattaatgcagtatattttaaaacatttgttaaagcaaaaaattttgCATTGCCACTTGACAAATCATACTTCttagaataaatgttttgttaaaaagacaatttcttgttttttgttttcaggtgATCACTGGAGGTCATTATGATGTTGACTGTCGGTTGGAAGACCCCGATGGCATTGTATTGtacaaagagatgaaaaaacaaTATGATAGCTTCACGTTTACTGCATCCAGAAATGGAACATACAAATTCTGCTTCAGCAACGAATTCTCTACTTTCACACACAAAACTGTGTACTTCGATTTCCAGGTTGGAGAAGATCCACCACTGTTTCCTAGTGAGAACAGAGTAACTGCACTTACCCAGGTAAAATGCTGTTGTCTTTGACAGCAGCTGTTAGGTGGAGTCAGTGTTTTTTCAAGTTCAGCTGCATTAGATACCTGtatcacttttgaaaatcaatGGGttgagcttttaaaataatctgaattacTACAAATAAGCTTTCTTTCTGAAGATAGGATTCATATtacacagagcagagctgagaagGAATCACCAAGTGCTTAAGATAAAATTATGGTAGTAACTTAAACCTTAAACTCTAGGCCActatgttctttttttgtttgtttgtttctttgttaaGGGAACATCCTTTTGATGCCATGGTTCTGTTCCCCTTGAAGTGTGGACTTCACAAACCGTAAATATCAGTGGATCAGGGTTTTCAGAATTTCCAAACTTTGGAGAAACTTTGAGAattgtttttgtgtttaaaatggtAGAGTCTTTTTGGAGGGAGGACTTATGTTGACCTCATGTaactgccattttttaaaatggagaagaaaattctagcaaaataaacaaatgaacaaaatcaGCCAAATTTAGCTGGCTTCTAGATATTTGTCCTTTATAAAACACTATCAAGTGTCAGagcattattattatattcTCAGGATTTTATAGATTTTTACCACTTCTATGCAACCTAAGTTCATCAAAACTTCCCTTGGAACACTTGCTTCCTGAATTCCCACTAATGTTCTTACGTTATAACCATCACCAAaccttgctttaaaaaaccaTTAAAGAATGCTGGACTTGGTTGCTATTTTACTAGTCTGAACTCAGTGGTATAAATGTCGCTTCTCAAATGCCAATCTCACTTGAATTTACCTCACATAAGTCTGCGGCAGCTGAGATCTGTAATGAGTAGATGACTTGCTGTGAATTCAACTACAGCTCTTGCCTCTTTCTTCTTGTCActcttctgctctgcctttttttgtatTCTGATTCTTGATCCTGtatctttccatctcttttccTTACTTTAGTCTTCATTCTGTTCAGTCTGTGTGTTCTGTTACgtctggtttttcttttgctatctTGGCATCAGCAGAGGGATTTTGAGAACACAGAAGATGCAGTTCCTGGGTCTAGCATCTCTGCAGCCCCTTGCAGCCTGTGGGAGAAGATATGTAAAATAATAGTTTATCACTGGGTTGTAGCATACACAATGCAAATAAGGTatttgggaaggggagagctAATTTTCAGAGTACAACGCATCTTTGGTAAGAAGGTTCTTGTTGCAGTTTTCTTGAGGCTTGTAGAAGGACCAAATTTGGGCAGCCTTTTACAGGGAAGGTAAAAGGTAAATCCCTAAAACCAGAGTGACTTTGTGTTTAAATCCCTTGTGCAGACTAGGAGAGCTCTACAATTTATCAGTGAGACCAATGGCAGAACTTAGTTTGGAAAACCTATTCCTGAATTTTGTTGAGAAGAGTATCTTATACTTGATCAGACATGACCTGTCTTGAAAGTCATCAACTTGAAAAGATGGTTAGACACAGATATAAGTAACTGAGAGTGGTCCTACCCCAGGGTgttaaacatttccttttatgatAGGTTGTGTTGTTTGATCTTCgggaaaaactaattttaaaccgtaaaacaggaaaacaaactgtgactagaaattattttgaggaTCCATTGATTAATCTCTTGGTGATCAAAACATGGTGAGGGCTGCTGACTTTTACTCACAGAAGATAAACTGAAAGTGGAAGAAGTTTATGTGAAAAATGATCTAGGGCTTGGAAAACTGgcagtacttttttttaaatgaaaaatgacaatgAAGTTGGGCAATTTATTAAGTATTTGTTATATGATCATGTTACGGAGCATTCAGGAACACTGAAAGGTAACAGAATTGTCCTTTCTCTAACCACTCTTTGTGTATATGATTAAGAGAAGGGTCTCTTGCCAAAAGAACATGTTGAGTTCAGTAATGTAGATTTTTAGGATGTTGTACAACTTGAGTGAGAACTATGCAATGAAGAATGTCATACTTGTGAAACACAGAAGCATTTAATATATCCTGTGTGCATCTTAATGTTATGAGCAACTGCTTGTTTTCCTGGTATGTGTGGAATTAACAACTGGGAGAACACATTTCAAAAGTGTTTCTAATGTTCATTTTGAACCTAAATACACATTAATTTAAGATTTGTTTAGTCATTCTCAGAGCCTGTTGCTTTTTATTAGATCTGCAGTTTTACACCACTGTATGTAATAGTCTGTCGCATTCCTGTGTAGAGTTTGATCAATGTAAGTTAAATTTTACTGcatttacagtatttcagtttgatGATGGACTGAGTTAATCCTTAGCTTGCAAAGTTACATGCATCCTGATTTTAAATGTCAAACCACAAAACTTGGCAGAAAAAGCACTAGAAGGTTCTTAATTCAGTGgtgtgtatttgtttgtttctctagATGGAGTCTGCATGTGTTTCAATTCATGAAGCTTTGAAGTCTGTCATCGATTATCAGACTCACTTCCGCTTGAGGGAAGCGCAGGGccgcagcagagcagaggattTAAACACGAGGGTGGCCTACTGGTCAATAGGGGAAGCAATCATTCTTCTTGTTGTTAGTATCGGGCAGGTATTTCTCCTCAAAAGTTTCTTCTCGGATAAAAGAACCACAACAACCCGTGTCGGATCATAAGTGGTAGTGGTAATGCTTCAGGTCATTGTGTGCTACTCATCTGTAAAAGTTACTGTTCTCCAATTAATTGCAGGTACAAAGGATCTGAATATATGCAACATTCAAATGTGTCTACTCCTCATCCCTTAAAAATCACAAACCAGACCCAAAATGTTATGAAAGGACACatgatttgaaatattttaaaaatactttggaacttaagtttttttcttattcctgtATTAAATATCTGGCAGTGATATTTAATAGTGATATTTGTGATATATAGTGATATTTAATATCACTGCCAGCCTCTCTTCATGTCTACTGATTTTAATCCAAAGTGAGTTTGACTTTTACCAGTAAGATTATCCATCTGCAGtataacactttaaaataaccCAGCAGTCTAGTGTCTGATATGAGAGCCAATATATATGAAAACttgatttgatttaaattttcagGCTGAATGTATTGGAttataaaaaggcaaatgtgaTGAACTGTAGTGCACTGTTTtgatttgctattaaaaaaataatccaatgATACCCCTTGCGTATTTGTAAAATTGTTGCAAGCTTGACACTACATCATGGTGCAAATTCTCCGGCAGCCTGGTAAGTCTCCACCTTCAAAACTTGCTAAATTTTATACTTGAGTGTGTTTGCTTAAACGTACATTCTTCTATAGTAAAATAAATGCGTTTCCTCTTTTACAATGTTTGTTTCACTGAACAAGTTGTAAGCTGAGACTACTCAGGAAATCCACTTTCTGTATTC harbors:
- the TMED7 gene encoding transmembrane emp24 domain-containing protein 7 is translated as MPLRGSRAAGPWGRLPPLLLVALAACAARASEITFELPDNAKQCFYEEIAQDTKCTLEFQVITGGHYDVDCRLEDPDGIVLYKEMKKQYDSFTFTASRNGTYKFCFSNEFSTFTHKTVYFDFQVGEDPPLFPSENRVTALTQMESACVSIHEALKSVIDYQTHFRLREAQGRSRAEDLNTRVAYWSIGEAIILLVVSIGQVFLLKSFFSDKRTTTTRVGS